A stretch of Clostridium sp. BJN0001 DNA encodes these proteins:
- a CDS encoding ABC transporter ATP-binding protein, with protein MYRTLKRIINWCGEYKKQLYLGFIFTVLSSWFSAAPIMIAAYTLGMIVKDARGIETFNTSWIIYSLLLVILFVLLRFLFDYLRAKKQEVIGYEMAAKDRIEVGDIMKRVPLGYFATKGTGDILNAITTGLEQLENMGIRMIDTMVGGYLNIAIMTIFLAFFSPLIAAIVLCGILLSLVFLKKVSRYGEKNGEVLLKTNDEISNAVIEYIRGLPVVKSFGQEGVSIKSLRKACNKSKKINVKIELNHVPNASMHKLMLDISSIGIIFAASYLKITGKMDFSTMIMFLLFSFYIFLGIKPISDSAHVMGIIDNALNSIEDIKNAKFVDQGGEDIKLNNYDIEFKNVTFGYDKRTILHNVSLKIPEHTTTAIVGPSGSGKSTICNLIARFYNINSGEILIGGQNINDFTCDSLLKNISMVFQNVYLFHDTIRKNIAFGRPEATDEEIKEAAKKARCHDFIMKLPNGYDTIIGEGGSSLSGGEKQRISIARAILKDSPVIILDEATASVDPENEHLIQEAISSLTKGKTIITIAHRLSTIQNANQILVVNDGKISERGTHEQLIKQPGIYRKFIEIRESAEGWKI; from the coding sequence ATGTATAGAACACTAAAAAGAATTATAAATTGGTGCGGAGAATATAAAAAACAACTTTATTTGGGATTCATTTTTACTGTTTTATCTTCTTGGTTTTCTGCAGCACCAATAATGATAGCAGCGTATACACTTGGAATGATAGTAAAAGATGCTAGAGGAATAGAAACCTTTAATACATCATGGATAATTTATTCATTATTACTCGTTATATTATTTGTGCTTTTAAGGTTTTTATTTGACTATCTGCGTGCTAAAAAACAAGAAGTAATAGGATATGAAATGGCAGCTAAAGATAGAATAGAAGTTGGCGATATAATGAAAAGAGTACCTCTTGGGTATTTTGCTACAAAGGGTACAGGAGATATATTAAATGCAATTACAACAGGTTTAGAGCAGCTTGAAAATATGGGAATAAGAATGATAGATACAATGGTTGGTGGATATTTAAATATAGCAATCATGACTATTTTCCTTGCATTTTTTAGTCCTTTAATAGCAGCTATTGTGTTATGTGGTATATTACTTTCTTTAGTATTTTTAAAGAAAGTTTCAAGGTATGGTGAGAAAAATGGAGAAGTTTTACTAAAGACAAATGATGAAATATCAAATGCTGTAATTGAATATATAAGGGGACTTCCTGTAGTAAAATCTTTTGGACAAGAAGGAGTTTCAATAAAATCATTAAGAAAAGCTTGCAATAAGAGTAAAAAAATAAATGTAAAAATAGAGCTTAATCATGTACCTAATGCATCTATGCACAAACTTATGTTAGATATATCATCAATAGGGATTATCTTTGCAGCATCTTATTTAAAAATAACTGGTAAAATGGATTTTTCAACAATGATTATGTTTTTACTATTTTCATTTTATATATTCTTAGGAATAAAACCTATAAGTGATTCAGCACATGTTATGGGTATTATAGACAATGCACTTAATAGCATAGAGGATATAAAAAATGCTAAATTTGTAGATCAAGGTGGAGAAGATATTAAATTAAATAATTATGATATTGAGTTTAAAAATGTTACATTTGGTTACGATAAGAGAACAATATTACACAATGTTTCATTAAAAATACCAGAGCATACTACAACAGCCATAGTTGGACCATCAGGAAGTGGTAAAAGTACAATATGCAATTTAATAGCGAGATTTTACAATATAAATAGTGGAGAAATACTTATAGGTGGACAGAATATAAATGATTTTACATGTGATAGTTTGTTAAAAAATATTTCAATGGTATTTCAAAATGTATATTTATTTCATGATACAATTAGAAAAAATATAGCATTTGGAAGACCAGAAGCTACAGATGAAGAAATAAAAGAAGCAGCTAAAAAAGCTAGGTGTCATGATTTTATAATGAAACTTCCAAATGGATATGATACTATAATAGGAGAAGGTGGATCATCATTATCTGGTGGTGAGAAACAGAGAATATCTATAGCAAGAGCTATTCTTAAAGATTCTCCAGTGATAATATTAGATGAAGCTACTGCAAGTGTCGATCCAGAAAATGAACATTTGATTCAGGAAGCTATAAGTTCACTTACAAAAGGTAAAACAATAATAACTATAGCTCATAGATTATCAACTATACAAAATGCAAATCAAATACTTGTTGTTAATGATGGAAAAATATCTGAAAGAGGAACTCACGAGCAGCTTATAAAACAGCCAGGTATTTATAGAAAGTTTATAGAAATTAGAGAATCAGCAGAGGGATGGAAGATATAA
- a CDS encoding heme NO-binding domain-containing protein, whose product MKGTVVATWMKTCKKLHGNDCVEKAMDSVGWGADKIFSPAENIDDEKVKQAISKISSLTNIDLKKLWREIGEDNILAFHHDFPAFFEHENFYSFLKAMFDVHVVMTKKFAGAKPPLITINAISPREAIFEYRSKRGMFDYLQGLISGGAKFFNEKVELKELEKDKGYLKLKFTFEKDIYYKKVYKFNKLLSFGFIKSIGAKTGIFTLIVSLLTFIPILGTENIVKSIIVSIIASLASYISTSILMMPNSIIKENLTKILESDFVEDGDIKTGDFFEDIYNILKNHKKAVKKDFVGFKGVTDEMNTFVDKINTISTSMNNTSTDISNVVEQVANSAVDQAQNTETAVTVLNDNIRNLKNIVNSENCNKSELEKAMKKINNSYETVNATSKNILDILEKFQEVKDTGLKLQDKAKDITNIVSIVSGISEQTNLLALNASIEAARAGEQGKGFAVVAEEVRTLAEQSKGAVKEINSNLVKFTEEIKGLVDKIGSQYNVLQTETKGLENVRDVSYEATNSVQTVSSSMIKTINELNKETDSISNIYGTIESLAAIAEENSASSEEVSASVSSYTNEIKKLITNIHDFKGITSQFKDDLRKYKI is encoded by the coding sequence ATGAAAGGGACTGTAGTTGCTACATGGATGAAAACTTGTAAAAAGCTCCATGGTAATGATTGTGTAGAAAAAGCAATGGATTCTGTAGGTTGGGGAGCTGATAAAATATTTTCTCCAGCTGAAAATATCGATGATGAAAAAGTTAAACAAGCTATATCTAAAATATCTAGTTTAACTAATATAGACCTGAAAAAATTATGGAGGGAAATAGGTGAAGATAATATCTTAGCATTCCATCATGATTTTCCAGCATTTTTTGAGCATGAAAATTTTTATTCTTTTTTAAAGGCAATGTTTGATGTTCATGTAGTTATGACTAAGAAATTTGCTGGAGCAAAACCACCACTTATAACTATTAATGCAATATCACCTAGAGAAGCAATCTTTGAATACAGATCAAAGCGAGGTATGTTTGATTACTTACAGGGCTTAATTTCAGGAGGAGCTAAATTCTTTAATGAAAAAGTAGAATTAAAAGAACTTGAAAAAGATAAAGGATATTTAAAGCTCAAATTTACATTTGAAAAAGATATTTACTATAAGAAAGTTTATAAATTTAATAAATTACTTTCTTTCGGATTTATAAAAAGCATAGGAGCAAAGACAGGAATATTCACTCTTATAGTTTCTCTGCTAACTTTTATTCCAATACTTGGGACAGAAAACATAGTTAAATCAATTATAGTATCTATAATTGCATCTTTAGCTTCTTATATATCAACATCAATACTTATGATGCCAAATTCAATTATAAAAGAAAACTTAACAAAAATACTAGAAAGTGATTTTGTTGAAGATGGTGACATTAAGACAGGTGATTTCTTTGAAGATATATATAACATATTAAAAAATCATAAAAAAGCAGTAAAAAAAGATTTTGTTGGATTTAAAGGCGTTACAGATGAAATGAACACATTTGTAGATAAAATAAATACTATTTCTACATCTATGAATAACACATCAACCGATATATCAAACGTTGTAGAACAAGTTGCAAATTCTGCAGTAGATCAAGCTCAAAACACTGAAACAGCCGTTACTGTATTAAATGATAATATTAGAAATCTTAAAAATATAGTTAACAGTGAAAATTGTAATAAATCAGAACTTGAAAAAGCAATGAAGAAAATTAACAACAGCTATGAAACTGTAAATGCTACAAGCAAGAATATATTAGATATCCTTGAAAAATTCCAAGAAGTTAAAGATACCGGTTTAAAACTTCAAGATAAAGCAAAAGATATTACTAACATAGTATCTATAGTATCTGGAATTTCAGAGCAGACTAATCTTCTAGCTTTAAATGCTTCTATTGAAGCCGCTCGTGCTGGAGAACAAGGTAAAGGATTCGCAGTAGTTGCAGAAGAAGTAAGAACTCTTGCAGAGCAATCTAAAGGAGCTGTAAAAGAAATAAATTCAAACCTTGTAAAATTTACAGAAGAAATAAAAGGCTTAGTAGACAAAATTGGTTCTCAATATAATGTGCTTCAGACAGAAACAAAAGGTCTTGAAAATGTTAGAGATGTAAGCTATGAAGCCACTAATTCCGTTCAAACTGTTTCTTCATCAATGATAAAAACTATAAATGAGCTTAATAAAGAAACTGATTCTATATCAAATATTTATGGTACTATAGAATCTCTAGCCGCTATAGCAGAAGAAAATTCAGCATCTTCAGAAGAAGTAAGTGCTAGTGTATCAAGTTATACTAATGAGATTAAGAAGCTTATAACAAATATACATGACTTTAAAGGAATAACATCTCAATTTAAAGATGATTTAAGAAAATATAAAATATAA
- a CDS encoding phosphatase PAP2 family protein, translating to MSVLNSIQNRDKDLLKKINLSLNCKFLDIIMVMASYLVSKTSLVIIGLFLQLVGDKYLSLMVLKCIIALILSTVAAQIIKRCVSRIRPFLTMNDLNIKKIGIDKYSFPSGHTTTAFTVAIMVSLFYPNLTFCVMQLAALVGISRMYLGVHYPTDVLAGAFLGSLTSLLVFNII from the coding sequence ATGAGTGTATTAAATTCCATACAAAATAGAGATAAAGATTTACTTAAAAAAATTAATTTATCATTAAATTGCAAATTTTTAGATATTATTATGGTTATGGCGAGTTATTTAGTATCAAAAACTTCTTTAGTTATAATTGGTTTATTTCTTCAATTAGTAGGAGATAAATATCTTTCTTTAATGGTATTAAAATGTATAATCGCACTAATATTAAGTACAGTAGCTGCTCAAATAATAAAAAGGTGTGTAAGTAGAATCAGACCATTTTTAACTATGAATGATCTTAATATAAAGAAAATAGGAATAGATAAATATTCATTTCCATCTGGACACACAACAACAGCCTTTACTGTTGCTATTATGGTATCATTATTTTATCCAAATCTAACCTTCTGTGTAATGCAGTTAGCGGCTCTTGTTGGAATATCTAGAATGTATTTAGGAGTACATTATCCAACAGATGTATTAGCTGGAGCTTTTTTAGGAAGTTTAACTTCATTATTAGTATTTAATATAATATAA
- a CDS encoding helix-turn-helix transcriptional regulator translates to MVPTSIEKSIYGSLVEVEKRSENYDVYNMSKGGIVTSYHIMNGIDVIYNDMHVQSTSVDLKPPEGYFEINHCFEGKIECEFTDGECTYLSKNDLCINIKNGNCKQSYFPIGYYYGITISIEIDKAQKEINKFFNDNSIDLNKIIKKFCQKNSNEVYIMRENESIKHIFSELYSVCDKIKINYCKIKVLEILMFLSVTNQPVKEKRFYFSKSNVEKVKKIKNLITQNVEHKYTLKNLSKEYNISLTIMKICFKEMFGITIHSYIRECRIQKAASLLMKTDRNILDIANCVGYINGSKFASAFKDIIGISPKEYRKNNINI, encoded by the coding sequence GTGGTACCTACAAGTATAGAAAAATCTATTTATGGTAGTTTGGTAGAGGTTGAAAAAAGATCTGAAAATTATGATGTATATAATATGTCTAAAGGTGGAATAGTTACAAGCTATCATATTATGAATGGAATAGATGTTATATATAATGATATGCATGTACAGTCTACTTCTGTAGATTTAAAACCACCTGAAGGATATTTTGAAATAAATCATTGTTTTGAAGGAAAAATTGAATGTGAATTTACTGATGGTGAATGCACATATCTTTCTAAAAATGATTTATGCATAAATATAAAAAATGGAAACTGTAAACAATCGTATTTCCCAATTGGATATTATTATGGAATAACAATATCAATAGAAATAGATAAAGCACAAAAAGAAATAAATAAATTTTTTAATGATAATTCAATAGATCTAAACAAAATAATTAAAAAATTTTGTCAAAAAAATAGTAATGAAGTTTATATTATGCGAGAAAATGAATCGATAAAGCATATATTTTCAGAACTATATTCAGTTTGTGATAAGATAAAAATAAATTACTGCAAAATAAAGGTACTAGAAATATTAATGTTTTTATCAGTTACTAATCAGCCAGTAAAAGAAAAAAGATTTTATTTTTCTAAATCTAATGTAGAAAAAGTAAAAAAAATTAAAAATTTAATTACACAGAATGTAGAACATAAGTATACTTTAAAGAATCTTTCTAAAGAGTATAATATTTCGCTTACAATAATGAAAATATGCTTTAAAGAAATGTTTGGAATAACTATACATTCTTATATAAGAGAATGTAGAATACAAAAGGCTGCAAGTCTTTTAATGAAAACAGATCGTAATATTTTAGATATAGCAAATTGCGTTGGGTATATAAATGGAAGTAAATTTGCATCTGCTTTTAAAGATATAATAGGAATATCGCCAAAAGAATATAGAAAAAATAATATTAATATTTAA